In Shewanella sp. VB17, a single genomic region encodes these proteins:
- a CDS encoding DUF2057 domain-containing protein: MKSVMPITAIIALLSSSSVLAASLHIPMSFEYLAVDGTKIASSLFSHQSDIELENGNHKIAIRYHDLIQDDFSDAESFIKSSPFIITLTVDGDHHYTLTAADGEVIKHPVSFAKSPQVVITRNDSGTVNYSVKQTDFTEDSFVNHLFGGGTSQNATNLINTTTKATMMASVTAPVSKAAPMDAITGTQVNKALQSEQMLQYWWSHADPKTRKEFMSWAIKQL, translated from the coding sequence ATGAAATCAGTTATGCCAATCACCGCCATCATCGCACTACTCAGTTCCTCTTCAGTACTTGCTGCCAGTCTACATATACCGATGTCGTTCGAATACCTTGCAGTAGACGGAACAAAAATAGCATCAAGTTTGTTTAGCCATCAATCAGATATCGAGCTTGAAAATGGCAATCATAAAATCGCGATCCGCTACCATGATCTGATACAAGATGATTTTAGTGACGCTGAAAGCTTTATTAAATCATCACCTTTTATTATTACCTTAACGGTAGATGGCGATCACCATTACACATTAACAGCGGCTGATGGTGAGGTGATAAAACACCCCGTCTCTTTTGCTAAATCGCCCCAAGTTGTGATCACCCGCAATGATTCTGGTACGGTGAATTACTCCGTTAAACAAACAGATTTTACCGAAGACTCATTTGTTAATCATTTATTCGGGGGAGGAACCAGCCAAAATGCAACCAACCTTATCAATACTACCACCAAAGCAACGATGATGGCGTCTGTCACCGCACCTGTCAGTAAAGCAGCACCGATGGACGCAATAACCGGTACCCAAGTCAACAAAGCACTTCAATCAGAGCAAATGCTGCAATATTGGTGGTCACATGCCGATCCTAAAACAAGAAAAGAATTTATGAGCTGGGCAATAAAACAGCTATAA
- a CDS encoding pesticin C-terminus-like muramidase, giving the protein MIDFVFIEALEGNTGTAYVPDPDNSHSGVTIGCGFDLGARSCSELEVAFSPALTGKLTPYVGLKKHQAVKALQRLPLILNDAEVYSVNAYAKCEAVTRLNLQWQRSAACIAFDKLPIPCQTVIASVAFQYGDLARRTPHFWQQVTRGSWSAALDNLQNFGDNYPSRRKKEAALLKAWLDNSVV; this is encoded by the coding sequence ATGATAGATTTTGTTTTTATAGAAGCTTTAGAAGGAAATACGGGCACAGCTTATGTACCCGATCCAGATAATAGCCATTCAGGAGTGACTATAGGCTGTGGATTTGATCTCGGCGCTCGCTCTTGCAGTGAACTGGAAGTCGCATTTTCTCCCGCGCTTACGGGCAAACTCACTCCCTATGTGGGCCTTAAAAAACATCAAGCGGTTAAAGCATTGCAGAGGCTACCGTTAATTTTGAATGACGCAGAAGTCTACAGTGTGAATGCTTATGCTAAATGCGAGGCTGTCACGAGATTAAATTTACAGTGGCAAAGATCAGCGGCGTGCATTGCTTTTGACAAATTACCCATACCTTGTCAGACGGTGATAGCATCTGTGGCATTTCAATATGGCGATTTGGCAAGGAGAACACCCCATTTTTGGCAGCAAGTCACAAGGGGAAGTTGGTCTGCTGCTTTAGATAACTTACAGAATTTTGGTGATAACTATCCCAGTCGTAGGAAAAAAGAAGCAGCGTTATTAAAAGCTTGGTTAGATAACAGCGTAGTATGA
- a CDS encoding late competence development ComFB family protein, with product MQLEIRNYYEILLMELISDEGLLDELPEEFLADLCCVTLNQLPVRYIRHLVDAYFFEEYNEIEQMKTEIQVALEKSRAFLKANLHKEMEKNDVV from the coding sequence ATGCAGCTAGAGATCCGCAATTACTACGAAATTTTATTAATGGAACTCATATCAGATGAAGGATTACTTGATGAACTACCTGAGGAGTTCCTCGCAGATCTGTGTTGCGTGACACTCAATCAACTTCCTGTCAGGTATATACGTCACTTAGTAGACGCCTATTTTTTTGAAGAATATAACGAAATAGAACAAATGAAAACAGAAATTCAAGTAGCATTGGAAAAATCACGTGCTTTTCTCAAGGCTAATTTACATAAAGAAATGGAAAAAAATGATGTAGTATGA
- the dinG gene encoding ATP-dependent DNA helicase DinG → MLPADVKTQIRTIYKGISAALPDFRSRREQNYIVAEISKTLAGEYDKQRRIIVVEAGTGIGKSLAYILGSIPLALANKKKVCIATATVALQEQLLHKDLPFFLAQSKLNFTFGLVKGRQRYVCLSKLQLLTGPDDGTQMAMWQTKPDNSQIVLLQSLFKQYHEGKWNGERDTLPEQLPDHLWQQIACDKHSCHKQLASHRHCPFHKAREDIDTWDVLIANHSLLFADLELGGGVILPDPEELYYIIDEAHHLPKVARDFSSAQSTLRGAIEWLEKIDKTSSKLQTQIKTNNIIAPVQAMHDHITDLTAQLTLIAHYCDSQTARFDNQENRFRFEHGKLPEGLLSQAEELATTSTKALKQFNKMQTLLAEAIKDGDIPKQQAEPLLSETGFMLQRLENLQKLWKMMAKVDNAKGAPMARWIELITGKQLDYLFNASPIEVGFMLEKLLWDKAAGVVLCSATLRALNNFDHFTRQVGLSINDGSRFLALDSPFDFKQNATLYLPKMNTEPTDDKYTEELAEQIITLVDGEQATLVLFASYWQMEKVTDLVENKIKTALQIQGTASRQEILTKHKLRCDNNEPSIIFGTGSFSEGLDLPGDYLTNLIITKLPFAVPTSPVEQAHAEYIKIKGGNPFLQLTIPDASRKLIQSCGRLLRKEQDYGRITILDRRLVSKRYGKSLLDALPPFRRVIE, encoded by the coding sequence ATGTTACCTGCTGATGTAAAAACTCAAATTCGCACGATATACAAAGGTATCTCTGCCGCACTACCTGATTTTCGTTCCAGGCGAGAACAAAATTATATTGTCGCAGAGATATCAAAAACATTGGCGGGCGAATACGATAAGCAGAGGCGAATTATCGTAGTAGAAGCAGGGACGGGTATTGGTAAATCTTTGGCTTACATATTGGGTTCAATACCTTTAGCATTGGCCAATAAAAAAAAGGTCTGTATTGCCACGGCAACCGTCGCCTTGCAAGAACAATTACTCCACAAAGATCTGCCGTTTTTTCTTGCCCAGTCAAAGTTAAACTTTACTTTTGGGTTAGTCAAAGGTCGCCAACGTTATGTCTGTCTTTCAAAGTTACAGCTGTTAACCGGGCCTGATGATGGTACCCAAATGGCCATGTGGCAGACCAAACCCGACAATAGCCAGATAGTACTATTACAATCTTTGTTTAAGCAATACCACGAAGGGAAGTGGAACGGCGAGCGTGACACATTACCAGAGCAACTGCCCGACCATCTTTGGCAACAAATAGCCTGTGATAAACACAGCTGCCATAAACAATTAGCCAGTCACAGGCATTGTCCCTTCCATAAAGCCCGTGAAGACATCGACACTTGGGATGTGCTCATCGCTAACCACAGCTTACTCTTCGCCGATCTTGAATTGGGCGGTGGGGTGATTTTGCCCGATCCTGAAGAACTGTATTATATTATCGACGAAGCCCATCACTTACCCAAAGTTGCCAGAGATTTTTCCAGTGCCCAGTCAACATTAAGAGGGGCCATCGAATGGCTTGAAAAAATAGATAAAACCAGCAGCAAGCTACAAACTCAAATAAAAACCAACAATATTATCGCACCAGTACAAGCGATGCACGATCACATTACTGATTTAACCGCCCAGTTAACTCTCATTGCGCACTACTGTGATAGCCAAACAGCCCGATTCGATAATCAAGAAAATCGGTTCCGTTTCGAGCACGGAAAACTACCTGAAGGCCTGTTAAGCCAAGCTGAAGAGCTGGCTACCACATCGACCAAGGCACTCAAACAGTTTAATAAAATGCAAACCTTACTGGCTGAAGCCATAAAAGATGGCGATATTCCCAAGCAGCAAGCTGAGCCCTTGTTATCTGAAACTGGCTTTATGTTACAGCGGTTAGAAAATCTTCAAAAGCTATGGAAAATGATGGCCAAAGTCGATAATGCTAAAGGTGCGCCTATGGCACGTTGGATAGAATTGATCACTGGTAAACAACTCGATTATCTGTTTAATGCATCCCCAATCGAAGTCGGTTTTATGCTGGAAAAACTACTATGGGATAAAGCCGCTGGTGTAGTGTTGTGCAGTGCGACCTTAAGAGCATTAAATAATTTTGATCACTTTACTCGACAAGTAGGCCTTTCAATTAATGATGGAAGTCGCTTTTTAGCCTTAGATTCTCCCTTCGATTTTAAACAAAATGCAACCCTGTATTTACCAAAAATGAACACTGAACCCACAGATGACAAATACACTGAAGAATTAGCAGAGCAAATCATCACCTTAGTTGATGGAGAACAAGCAACCTTAGTGCTATTTGCATCGTATTGGCAAATGGAAAAAGTCACCGACCTTGTCGAAAACAAAATTAAAACCGCTCTGCAGATCCAAGGCACTGCTTCCAGACAAGAGATCCTCACTAAACATAAGCTGCGATGTGACAACAATGAACCCAGTATCATTTTTGGCACAGGCAGTTTCTCTGAGGGACTCGATCTACCCGGAGACTACTTAACCAATTTAATCATTACTAAGCTCCCCTTTGCGGTACCGACCTCCCCAGTAGAACAAGCCCATGCTGAGTACATCAAAATCAAAGGCGGAAACCCTTTTTTACAACTGACGATTCCAGATGCATCACGCAAATTAATTCAAAGCTGTGGTAGATTACTACGCAAAGAGCAAGATTACGGCCGCATCACCATTTTAGACAGACGACTGGTGAGTAAAAGATATGGCAAATCATTGCTCGATGCTTTGCCTCCTTTTCGCCGTGTAATAGAGTAG
- a CDS encoding ComEA family DNA-binding protein yields MKNRIMFGVMFAAVLSLSANAAQLVEDNSNVNQATLMANQSHSININTAGVEELVQLNGIGEVKAQAIVEFRQQHGQFSAIEELEKVNGISAKLVEKNKAMIML; encoded by the coding sequence ATGAAAAATCGTATTATGTTCGGTGTTATGTTTGCGGCTGTATTGTCATTGAGTGCTAATGCTGCGCAACTAGTTGAAGATAACTCAAATGTTAATCAAGCCACACTGATGGCCAATCAATCCCACAGTATTAATATTAATACTGCTGGTGTGGAGGAATTAGTGCAATTAAATGGAATAGGGGAGGTTAAAGCTCAAGCGATTGTTGAATTCCGTCAGCAACACGGGCAGTTTTCGGCCATTGAAGAACTTGAAAAAGTTAACGGTATTAGTGCTAAATTGGTTGAGAAAAATAAAGCCATGATTATGTTGTAG
- a CDS encoding TSUP family transporter — MELLLEPNAWAIITAIGLIAGFIDAVAGGGGLLSIPALLTLGIPPHLALGTNKLAACFGSSMAALTYYRQNFFSPSLWYHSFIATFLGAVSGTLLVHYINKEWLEKVLPLLIITIAIYTLCTPNAMGCTQYVPLKKAASRLKQWLLGFTLGFYDGFAGPGTGAFWTITSTHYYHQPLLYSCGLARTMTFISNLTSLVIFFALGQVDLILGLSMGVCMMIGSFIGARSAIKFGVQFIRPVFTVIVLLIAVNLAWGAW; from the coding sequence TTGGAGCTACTGTTAGAGCCTAATGCTTGGGCTATTATTACTGCCATAGGCTTAATCGCAGGGTTTATTGATGCCGTTGCTGGTGGTGGAGGCTTATTGTCGATCCCAGCACTGCTAACCTTAGGTATTCCCCCCCATTTAGCTTTAGGTACCAATAAGCTGGCAGCATGCTTTGGCTCATCCATGGCTGCATTGACCTATTATCGGCAAAATTTTTTCTCTCCAAGTTTATGGTATCACAGCTTCATCGCCACGTTTTTAGGCGCGGTCAGTGGTACATTGTTAGTGCATTACATTAATAAAGAATGGCTGGAAAAAGTATTGCCGCTGCTCATTATTACGATTGCGATTTATACCCTGTGCACCCCTAATGCCATGGGCTGTACACAGTATGTTCCTCTCAAAAAAGCCGCTAGCCGTTTAAAACAATGGTTACTAGGCTTCACTTTGGGATTTTATGATGGCTTTGCCGGTCCTGGTACTGGCGCTTTTTGGACCATCACCAGTACCCACTATTATCATCAACCACTACTCTATAGTTGTGGTTTAGCCAGAACAATGACCTTTATCAGTAATTTAACCTCGCTAGTGATCTTTTTTGCACTAGGTCAAGTCGACCTGATCCTCGGTTTATCTATGGGGGTATGCATGATGATAGGCTCGTTTATTGGTGCGCGTTCAGCCATCAAATTTGGGGTGCAATTTATTCGCCCTGTATTTACGGTTATTGTTCTTCTTATTGCCGTTAACTTAGCGTGGGGCGCCTGGTGA
- a CDS encoding 3TM-type holin: MSGFLSRIFSMGTAEPIAAIGTVLDDLFTSDEETLSLHIVKQRLSQKPALAQAEINKVQAGHRCLWVAGARPFLMWVCGLGFLFAFVINPMLQWLLPEFGTPELPLDVMTELTLAMLGLSGLRTVEKLKGISK; encoded by the coding sequence ATGAGCGGATTTTTATCACGAATATTTTCTATGGGGACAGCAGAGCCGATCGCAGCCATTGGCACAGTATTAGATGATTTATTTACCAGTGACGAAGAGACACTGAGTTTACATATTGTCAAACAACGGCTGTCACAGAAACCGGCCTTAGCACAAGCCGAAATTAATAAAGTGCAGGCGGGACATCGCTGTTTATGGGTTGCTGGCGCCCGTCCTTTTTTAATGTGGGTGTGCGGTTTAGGTTTTTTATTTGCCTTTGTGATCAACCCTATGCTGCAGTGGTTATTACCTGAGTTTGGTACGCCAGAATTACCTTTAGATGTTATGACAGAATTAACCTTGGCCATGCTAGGCTTGTCTGGATTAAGGACGGTGGAAAAACTCAAGGGGATCAGCAAATAA
- a CDS encoding DoxX-like family protein has product MSSEQIARYIIGFSWLYHGIFPKLLHIAPLEKAMTASLGFSDEMSYLITKSVGLGELIFGLIFIIFYNNRTVVMLNVAGLIGLLFFVAVLQPQLLVGAFNPVTTNIPLIGLSFILLGKSPTRQ; this is encoded by the coding sequence GTGTCATCTGAACAAATTGCACGATACATTATTGGGTTTAGTTGGCTTTACCACGGTATTTTCCCAAAATTATTGCATATTGCTCCGTTAGAAAAAGCAATGACTGCTAGCTTAGGTTTTTCTGACGAAATGTCTTATTTAATCACTAAATCAGTAGGTCTTGGCGAGCTGATCTTTGGTTTAATATTTATCATATTTTATAACAACCGTACGGTTGTTATGTTAAATGTTGCAGGTCTAATTGGTTTACTGTTTTTTGTTGCTGTTTTACAACCTCAGCTTTTGGTCGGAGCCTTTAACCCGGTAACAACTAATATTCCACTAATTGGTTTAAGCTTTATATTATTAGGTAAATCACCTACTCGTCAGTAG
- a CDS encoding contractile injection system tape measure protein translates to MSLMIDNLHLDIKYHHNRPRKAAEFEQQLQSMVLASLDKLMFANVGDSLSLPDIHVNFPQINADQFMLDPQYYFNQYVFPKITQVFNMAMDRAYREQSGDVTKNVVTKTGSLSTWSEIKSGLVYSRGALFDCHASQPKQQLFTLLLQCLQLEPGYRCLIQSWLLLPVARLNLIKLLMHQEGVIQVGTLLQLLFPKINSEQYLPYIQSPNLAVATQKSMWQNYLFGLLNIAQGADENKPKQLLLMLQSYHLVFITAGSLELNSGKQSQQSRHHFSQLMMQLRDRLTKVVEKPWLNALTTWVSLVQYQGVKDIDIHGLERLLNTGLSVYIPSVKPKMGNFACLINALTALHHKLNQLVAFTGTEQQLQVKLRALVLWLQQVQGLPIEIVDKTHKQLNLLATYHSSNRSRIDVAQLSEKFDAVLSKSFAANKIELCQIIEQILQVASLPLSLYQRLDQSLNEILDGKVKKLAVLCRHPLGVVLCADINKWCSLVNQLTNNRGHVGMLDGTVSGGLSRETLGHWQAIISELMLADFTGPDICLSVTERAQLQPMLAALMMFNVQLPADSQQLVKDFLQQYDRVSLNKLHTQLFLLVPESALINEVKRTGDAQNAVLLKSSEQSSFDSLYRIERDVLTKVKGALSRLLHSLDDEHYFYPLLSLFLIHLEQGNTKKIKNLMLGHHLYQELAKLWMLIDDNRWGKAADILFWHEFKACIEEQLSMLTRIDDGLHVDIMSWWGPLVMAVPEPVISGNKIVAKHSVTQSISSLIEAGDSQDIGSYSFDKSVFITLQANLLATILALPIAKVQDNPADILAMTAWCEQCISVLADIKGKPNDSENIEPDVMIRQQVLLGLLEQTKNGLQRVNRLADNHITAEIALVGHLVADVSELNELRQLDLVEVLLNEDNEQYIEQQLRPMAPYHQAIALSLDKLASSKLNTAKVLHIAKIDTLVTEVVDKISAIKQWQSEQYQQLLSLDAGLLLLWPYLNTFFNQFSLLQTSEAGITEFVDQRAQAKAHALLVCLLSKPVTENVYVVANLLVGFEPETLAETEIKLNQDDNLICEHFLTVIINHWQALKGMPVASFREMFLLRTVNCAISELGYNLSVENKAQDVLMTKLPWGLGIISLPWLGKQLLQVEWQHGC, encoded by the coding sequence ATGTCGTTAATGATTGATAATTTACATCTTGATATTAAATATCATCATAATAGGCCGAGGAAGGCCGCTGAATTTGAGCAACAATTACAAAGTATGGTACTGGCATCGCTCGATAAATTAATGTTTGCTAATGTTGGTGACTCACTGTCGTTGCCGGATATTCATGTTAATTTCCCTCAGATAAATGCTGATCAGTTCATGCTCGATCCTCAATATTATTTTAACCAGTATGTGTTTCCGAAAATCACGCAAGTGTTTAACATGGCGATGGACAGAGCTTATCGGGAACAGAGCGGTGATGTAACTAAAAATGTGGTCACCAAAACAGGTTCACTTAGCACATGGTCAGAGATTAAGTCTGGGTTAGTTTATTCACGAGGAGCTCTTTTTGATTGTCATGCCTCACAGCCGAAACAGCAGCTATTCACTCTGTTATTGCAGTGTTTGCAGCTTGAACCTGGTTACCGGTGCTTGATTCAATCTTGGTTGCTATTACCTGTTGCTAGGCTTAATTTGATAAAATTGCTGATGCATCAAGAGGGAGTCATTCAAGTGGGGACTTTACTCCAACTATTATTTCCTAAAATAAATTCAGAGCAATATTTACCTTATATTCAATCTCCTAATTTGGCTGTGGCAACCCAGAAGAGTATGTGGCAAAACTATCTATTTGGCTTGCTTAATATTGCTCAAGGGGCAGATGAAAATAAACCCAAGCAGTTATTACTGATGCTACAGAGTTATCACTTAGTATTTATCACAGCAGGAAGTTTAGAGCTCAATAGCGGCAAGCAATCACAACAGAGTAGACATCATTTTAGTCAACTTATGATGCAATTACGCGATAGGTTAACCAAGGTGGTAGAAAAACCTTGGCTAAATGCCCTGACGACTTGGGTGAGTCTTGTGCAATACCAGGGAGTGAAAGATATTGATATTCATGGGCTTGAGCGCTTGTTAAATACCGGTCTTAGTGTATACATACCGAGTGTCAAACCTAAGATGGGTAACTTTGCGTGCTTGATTAATGCATTAACGGCCTTACATCATAAGCTCAATCAGCTAGTAGCTTTTACAGGGACTGAGCAGCAGTTACAAGTCAAGTTGAGAGCTTTAGTTTTATGGCTGCAGCAGGTTCAAGGCTTGCCTATAGAAATTGTTGATAAAACCCATAAACAACTCAATTTATTGGCCACGTATCATTCATCCAATCGTAGTCGCATTGATGTGGCTCAACTCAGTGAAAAGTTTGATGCTGTGTTGAGCAAGAGTTTTGCTGCAAACAAAATCGAACTTTGTCAGATTATTGAGCAAATATTACAGGTTGCCAGTTTACCCTTATCTCTGTATCAGCGACTCGATCAAAGCTTAAATGAAATACTTGATGGGAAAGTGAAAAAGTTGGCTGTTTTATGTCGGCATCCACTGGGGGTTGTGTTATGTGCTGATATTAATAAGTGGTGTTCATTAGTCAATCAATTAACGAACAACCGTGGCCATGTAGGCATGTTAGACGGTACCGTTTCAGGTGGTTTATCTAGAGAAACTCTGGGACATTGGCAAGCGATTATTTCGGAGTTAATGCTGGCGGATTTTACCGGCCCAGATATATGCTTGTCAGTCACCGAGAGAGCACAGCTACAGCCAATGTTAGCGGCATTGATGATGTTTAACGTTCAGCTGCCAGCAGATAGCCAGCAGTTAGTGAAGGACTTTTTACAGCAATATGATCGTGTTTCATTGAACAAATTACACACCCAGTTGTTTTTGTTAGTGCCGGAGTCGGCATTGATAAATGAGGTGAAAAGGACCGGAGATGCGCAAAATGCAGTATTGCTCAAATCGAGTGAACAAAGCTCATTTGACTCCTTATATCGGATTGAACGGGACGTGTTGACTAAGGTAAAAGGTGCGCTGAGCAGGCTTCTCCATTCTCTTGATGATGAGCATTATTTTTACCCGCTGCTGTCGTTATTTTTGATTCATCTTGAGCAAGGTAATACAAAAAAAATAAAGAATCTTATGCTTGGTCATCATTTATATCAGGAGTTAGCTAAATTATGGATGTTAATTGATGATAATCGATGGGGGAAAGCCGCTGATATTTTATTTTGGCATGAATTTAAGGCTTGTATAGAAGAGCAATTGAGTATGCTAACCAGAATTGACGATGGGCTTCATGTCGATATTATGAGTTGGTGGGGTCCCTTAGTCATGGCTGTTCCAGAGCCTGTAATAAGCGGTAACAAAATCGTTGCTAAACATAGTGTGACACAGTCAATATCTAGCTTAATCGAGGCTGGAGATAGTCAGGATATAGGGTCTTATTCTTTCGATAAATCGGTATTTATTACCCTGCAAGCGAATTTATTAGCGACAATCTTAGCGTTACCAATAGCGAAGGTACAAGACAATCCAGCCGATATTCTTGCGATGACTGCATGGTGTGAGCAGTGCATTAGCGTGTTAGCTGATATCAAGGGGAAACCTAATGATAGTGAAAATATTGAGCCAGATGTCATGATACGCCAACAAGTGTTACTCGGCTTATTAGAGCAAACAAAAAATGGGCTTCAACGAGTCAATCGTCTTGCAGATAATCACATAACGGCCGAGATCGCTTTAGTGGGTCACTTAGTTGCTGATGTCAGCGAGCTGAATGAGTTGAGACAATTGGATCTGGTTGAAGTGTTGCTTAATGAGGATAATGAACAATACATTGAACAGCAATTAAGGCCAATGGCACCTTATCACCAAGCGATCGCCCTGAGCTTAGATAAATTGGCCAGTAGCAAACTCAATACAGCAAAAGTACTGCATATCGCGAAGATAGATACTTTGGTTACAGAGGTTGTGGATAAAATAAGCGCCATTAAGCAATGGCAATCTGAGCAATATCAACAGCTGCTTAGTCTCGATGCCGGTTTACTTTTACTTTGGCCCTACCTGAATACATTTTTTAATCAATTTAGTTTATTACAGACAAGCGAAGCGGGAATCACCGAGTTTGTTGATCAAAGGGCACAAGCTAAAGCACATGCGCTATTAGTGTGCCTGTTGTCAAAGCCGGTAACTGAAAACGTGTATGTAGTGGCAAATTTACTTGTCGGATTTGAACCTGAAACGTTAGCTGAAACAGAAATAAAGTTAAATCAAGATGATAACCTTATTTGTGAGCATTTTTTGACTGTAATCATTAATCACTGGCAAGCCCTGAAAGGGATGCCTGTGGCCAGTTTTAGGGAAATGTTTTTATTAAGAACGGTGAATTGTGCAATCTCGGAGCTTGGCTACAACCTAAGTGTAGAAAATAAAGCTCAAGATGTACTCATGACTAAATTACCTTGGGGGTTGGGCATCATTAGCTTACCTTGGTTAGGTAAGCAGTTACTGCAAGTGGAATGGCAACATGGCTGCTAA
- a CDS encoding primosomal replication protein, whose product MTTSELLKRLRVQQKLLEQEVLQHDAKLPKGQQRLLQDTERFNDTLFIQTGAELSSCINQINKSIQQLEKLINNKISPNTILLSCQRIQDRFTAVKRAMATTSLDAKSAEQQKKMRIAKAQQRRHQSHNDSGFNWIAAGVMQNSHQLYEELNKHLNWVKTFEQKIQNLQSKLDSCHSTDKINMQNEILLVHRRLGKCRQAISYIEERIQAFERPQTHTYRRFNR is encoded by the coding sequence GTGACAACAAGTGAATTACTCAAACGATTACGAGTACAGCAGAAGCTACTGGAACAAGAAGTCCTCCAGCATGACGCTAAACTCCCCAAAGGACAGCAACGTTTGCTACAAGATACAGAGCGTTTTAACGATACGCTTTTTATACAAACAGGTGCAGAGCTATCTTCTTGTATTAATCAGATTAATAAAAGTATTCAGCAACTAGAAAAACTGATCAACAATAAGATATCACCCAATACTATCCTCTTAAGCTGTCAACGTATTCAAGACAGATTCACCGCAGTAAAACGAGCAATGGCAACCACATCTTTAGATGCCAAATCAGCAGAACAACAGAAAAAAATGCGTATCGCAAAAGCCCAGCAGCGTCGGCATCAATCACATAATGACAGTGGCTTTAATTGGATAGCTGCTGGCGTCATGCAAAATAGCCATCAACTCTACGAAGAATTAAACAAACATTTAAATTGGGTAAAAACATTCGAACAAAAAATTCAAAATTTGCAATCCAAACTCGATAGCTGTCATAGTACTGACAAAATTAACATGCAAAATGAGATTTTACTTGTTCACCGCCGTTTAGGTAAATGTCGACAAGCAATTAGCTACATTGAAGAGCGTATACAAGCCTTTGAGCGCCCTCAAACACATACATACAGACGTTTTAATCGTTAA